The genomic segment AATAAACACAGTCCATTTTTGAATGCATTTGAAAGCGGTTTGTTTGAGACTAACCAGAGACCGCCGGCCGGTAGAGGCGCTGCCATCACGGGAGAAACAGGGACAAGCACTTCCTAGGTGACACTACTGATGCTACTTCATGGTGACCCGAAGCTTCTTGTGTTTTGCTCAGTAAgaatttattttcattgaaataGATTTAACAGCTGATTCTCTGTTGCGCTTGTGATAGTATATGCGACGCGCACTGATGTGAAAGCATACGCCCGGATTGATTTGATGTAACCCCTGTGTAATTAATATTGAACACACCATTTTGTGTACTCTACCTGGTACTGTGTCGTTTACCAAACTGGACTGCACTAAACACAAGCGCCATTCCTGGTACTGCAAGCTCCCCGTGCACTGAAAAACTGGTATTTTTGGAGGACCAAAAGGCGAAACATAAAAAAGGGGTAAGCGTAATGCTTTGTGGCAGTGTTAAGAGTGAAACCTGGGAAATGATGGCATTAAATAAAGAAAGGTGACTTTATTAATCCTTAACAGTGCATCTGTTTACCGTCCCATTGACGCAGGGAGGCAGCTGGGGTTACTGCAGAGGAATGTGTTTATGGACACAGTACGGTACTCAGCAGAGCACGTCTTTAACACATTAGTTGCCATGTTATTGCAACCGTAATGTCAAATTAGTAAGACGGTGAGGACATAACGTTTAAAAAGTgcagggttttatttttattttttttttgtatgatggttttataagaaaaataaatcagaaaatataatacatttttgtcCAAAGACGCAAAGTTAACGTTTCCTGAAACAGTCGTTTTCCCTTGTCTGTATCCCGTACAAAGCACAGATGATAGTCATGATTAATGATGCTATCGCTTTTAAGAGCTAACATCATTGATTTTAAAGCCTCATATATTTGAAAGCAGAAATATTTATAGGAACGTGTGTTTAGTACAGGATTAAACAGAGTTCCAAGTGCcagttatgtgtgtgtttattttatatccCTTTCTTTACTTTTCACGGTGCAATCATTATGAATGGGTCAGAGTTAATATTGAGATGTTTTTATGGTGGAGAATTGAAGCAGGTGGAGtgagcagagttgaaaggtcacaatatcACAGGATTTCCCAAGATCAGAAAGCAAAAAAGACACAAATGTAGATCCATTATAAAATGATAGGTCATACATTGTAAAAACCACAGGCCTGCAAGCAAGAATGGaagatgtacagtacagtagccaGCTAAAAGGTaaggagtggtttaaaaaaaaaaaaagagtattgaTACATGAAATCAATATGAAATAATACCACAATATAGACAGTAATGTGCTGTGGATGTCTGGTCCGTCTGCAGTAAATATCAAATAGTTTCCACAGTGATGCTATTTTTCCTTTTCTTGTTATTTCCTAGGCAAGCAAGCATCAAAAGATGTCAAGACCACGATCAAGATCTCCCCGATATAAATACAGGTAATTGTTTGATGCATGACTTTCTTTACATACATTTCTATGTAGGGTGGCATAGGGGCAGCAATGTAAATGTGGGTTTGGGTTACTGAGTAATTCTGCACTtctgctaaattattattttttaattgttttaagtaATGTCTAATTATTTTTTGAATGCAGAGATCATACATTTATGTAGTTGCTTGTACCAAACCTAAAATGAAAGATCTGGTTGGGAATACATGATGTATTAGAAGAAATTCTGAGTATGTAAACACAGTATCTTACAGAGGATCACAGAGCATTGTGTCATACATGATACAACATCTGTGGGCAATTAACCATTGCCGCTCTCAGTCAGCTGGACATAACCCTTGCACAGTATATCACAAAACACCAGCTAACTTGCATTGAAAAGGATATATTTGAACAAAAAATTAAATGATGTACGTACCATGAAGAAAACTACATCTTCTAATcgcaaaatattaaatataaatacaggtTTTCATAGTTAATGGGTGTGTATTTATTCTGTGTACAACTTTCTGATTTGAGAACAAGTTTAGCAGTACCAGTCAAACTGTGTCAAAAGGATCTGGTCCAGCTAATGTATTTTAACATGTATGGCTTTCTAACCTTTGTGTGGACAAGGACTCAGATTAATCGTTAATCAtaaatgaaataattattttaaaacacattttttccatctattacttcaaaaattgaTGTGGTCTGCAACTTTGGTTTGAAAATCTCCACTTCAAGATTAAAGTCAAACTGGAGGCAAGGTGTGTCTAGTAGACTCAACCTTCTATGGAAAGAATGTCTGCAATGAGCGTTTAGCTAAAAACATGAATTGCAATGATAGTGCTAATAGGATCCAAGCATTCCAGACAGTGCAttctgaacatttcaataaataaacattcCCTTGTGTTCCTTGGATATTGCAGTTAGTTGATGCTTCCTTTTTATTCCAAAAGACTCACTTTGCTAGTTCTTATTCCTGGGGGTTGTCCTCACAAAGGTTACGCATATTTTCTATAAGAAATGAAGCTGGAAGTGTTACAGCAGGGTTCATAAACTCAAGATGTATTCATTTATCACTTTTCACTTTCCTAAAACAGGTCTATTTCACCTTCGTTTAGAAGAAGCCCAGAGTGCTATGTAGAGAGGCCTTTTGTCAAGCACTATGGTGATGACTTTGAGGACTGTAAGAAAGGCCCTGGAAAGCACGAACAATGGAAAGGACCAAAGGATAAAGACTTCAGACAAGGTAGCTCCAGAGTGTCCCAGCAAGATGACACCCGGCAAAAATATTTTGATCACAGGCCCCCTGGGCCAGATGCAAGAAGAACCCAATCTGAAGGCTTCCATGGACCCACCACACACAGGAGACCTCCATCCCCAGAGCCTTTCCGTGGACCCACAACCCAAAGAAGATTCCCCTCTCCAGAACAAGAAAGGGTAAGGGGTCGCCCTGCTCCTCCTCCTGTGTACCCCTCTCCAGGACAAGAAAGAGACAGAGGCCGCCCCGCTCCTCCCAGGTACCCAGAAGAGGGCCCCCCGAGGGAGTATGAGAGGATACGCTTCCAGGAGCACAGACTGGCCAGGAGCAAGAGCCCCAGGAGAGAGATCAATAGAGGGAAGCCTTTCATTCGCCCAGCACGGGGAGAAAACTGGCAGGAAGGGAAAGATTTTGCACGAGAAGAGAGGTATTCAGTTTCTCCTCCTCGAAGAGGCTTTGAAGAGTATCACAGAAGGAGCCCCTATGAAGAGAGGAACAGGAACCAAGCTGTTCAGCCTGGGTAAAGTCATGTAAAAGGGCTAAGCGTCAGCCAGAGTGATACATCTTTTATTGTTGTTGAGAATGTGAAGTTTGCAGAGCTTTGGAATTATGTAATGTAACAAGTGGGTAATTATCCGGTGGTGTAAAGCATGTAGGAGACCCACTTTAAAAATTAGTTTATCTTATGGTCCTGCGTGATCTAGAAAAAATATCAAGTTTTATTGCTGAAAGTTGCATTGTCTTTTGCCAAGATAAAAAGCTGCACTTCCTGTAGCGCTTAACAGCTGTATTGCAAGCATACACTGTAATAAAATCTCACTGTCTTCTCTGTGTCGTACACGTGTAAACTGCTTTCTGTCAACACAGGTATCCTGCGGAACGAGGTTTCAGAAAGCACAGCCGCTCGGCAGAAAGAGCTCGAGATACGGAACGCTATGAGGAACGGGAACCGCGCAGGAGTCCCAAATGGAAACCAGACCGCTCCTCCGCTCCATATCCCAAAGAGGGACCCGGAGACTTTGCACATGGGCGTCATGTGCCGTACTGTGAAGATAAGTCGCCTGCGATGGTAGCATTTGAGTACGGCCACAAGCATCAGCGAGAAACTTCACAAGACAAATATGTGAAGCCCAGAAGTTTCCCAAGCAGAGAAGGGGGTGGTTACGTGGTCCCTTCGCAGAGTGATGGAGGGAATGGCTTCAGAAGTGGTAAGATGAGACTGCCCGGGGACCCAGAAAGCCGAGTGTCCCCAATGCACCACGCCGAGGACAGTCGCTTCAACAGCGGCAAGACGAGGCCAGCGGTGGACCGAGAACGGAAGGCGTCTCCAACGCGCCGTGGCAACACAAAGAAGTTTAACGATAACCCTGTCCACAAAGTCCACAAAAAAGACGTGGACCTGAGACCCCCACTCCCCGAGCAggagagaagagaaagaaaatTCAGCGATTTTAATTCTTTAAACACGCACCGCAGAACAGACTTGCAAGAGAAGACCTTCCGGCAGGGGGATTTAAAATTCCCTGGCCCACAGAAGCCATATGTGCCTTCTGACAGCCATGAGAGCAGCAGGGGAGAGACGCTGACCATCAAAGTGGACATGA from the Acipenser ruthenus chromosome 9, fAciRut3.2 maternal haplotype, whole genome shotgun sequence genome contains:
- the LOC117406077 gene encoding BCLAF1 and THRAP3 family member 3-like isoform X1; its protein translation is MLLHGDPKLLVFCSASKHQKMSRPRSRSPRYKYRSISPSFRRSPECYVERPFVKHYGDDFEDCKKGPGKHEQWKGPKDKDFRQGSSRVSQQDDTRQKYFDHRPPGPDARRTQSEGFHGPTTHRRPPSPEPFRGPTTQRRFPSPEQERVRGRPAPPPVYPSPGQERDRGRPAPPRYPEEGPPREYERIRFQEHRLARSKSPRREINRGKPFIRPARGENWQEGKDFAREERYSVSPPRRGFEEYHRRSPYEERNRNQAVQPGYPAERGFRKHSRSAERARDTERYEEREPRRSPKWKPDRSSAPYPKEGPGDFAHGRHVPYCEDKSPAMVAFEYGHKHQRETSQDKYVKPRSFPSREGGGYVVPSQSDGGNGFRSGKMRLPGDPESRVSPMHHAEDSRFNSGKTRPAVDRERKASPTRRGNTKKFNDNPVHKVHKKDVDLRPPLPEQERRERKFSDFNSLNTHRRTDLQEKTFRQGDLKFPGPQKPYVPSDSHESSRGETLTIKVDMKRSMTKCSPARHSTDRQLSQDLVAVSRRGSEFHSVLKHTGSSGRELRSPQTGGFAQDIITLVHQVKESYFKSNEGLTLNDRFSNIHDARTAMPEGGKQHSGPEINRRIDLSLSDLQKNRMNKRIGPLQTCSRVIDDPNDLRHDIERRRKERQLDIDERVPDHRHFSGRNQNGSGFTRRIQEENFFPEPNQFELSPERYSDRSPVLGGFHPEGPTTKPPFVRKKPFEGNPGSFRPIRGSLRGNRLPHQQKPGFVQAGLSIQSKYRRLQSIRQNGPGYRGIGYRINRSEMGPIG
- the LOC117406077 gene encoding BCLAF1 and THRAP3 family member 3-like isoform X3, whose amino-acid sequence is MLLHGDPKLLVFCSASKHQKMSRPRSRSPRYKYRSISPSFRRSPECYVERPFVKHYGDDFEDCKKGPGKHEQWKGPKDKDFRQGSSRVSQQDDTRQKYFDHRPPGPDARRTQSEGFHGPTTHRRPPSPEPFRGPTTQRRFPSPEQERVRGRPAPPPVYPSPGQERDRGRPAPPRYPEEGPPREYERIRFQEHRLARSKSPRREINRGKPFIRPARGENWQEGKDFAREERYPAERGFRKHSRSAERARDTERYEEREPRRSPKWKPDRSSAPYPKEGPGDFAHGRHVPYCEDKSPAMVAFEYGHKHQRETSQDKYVKPRSFPSREGGGYVVPSQSDGGNGFRSGKMRLPGDPESRVSPMHHAEDSRFNSGKTRPAVDRERKASPTRRGNTKKFNDNPVHKVHKKDVDLRPPLPEQERRERKFSDFNSLNTHRRTDLQEKTFRQGDLKFPGPQKPYVPSDSHESSRGETLTIKVDMKRSMTKCSPARHSTDRQLSQDLVAVSRRGSEFHSVLKHTGSSGRELRSPQTGGFAQDIITLVHQVKESYFKSNEGLTLNDRFSNIHDARTAMPEGGKQHSGPEINRRIDLSLSDLQKNRMNKRIGPLQTCSRVIDDPNDLRHDIERRRKERQLDIDERVPDHRHFSGRNQNGSGFTRRIQEENFFPEPNQFELSPERYSDRSPVLGGFHPEGPTTKPPFVRKKPFEGNPGSFRPIRGSLRGNRLPHQQKPGFVQAGLSIQSKYRRLQSIRQNGPGYRGIGYRINRSEMGPIG
- the LOC117406077 gene encoding BCLAF1 and THRAP3 family member 3-like isoform X2, which produces MSRPRSRSPRYKYRSISPSFRRSPECYVERPFVKHYGDDFEDCKKGPGKHEQWKGPKDKDFRQGSSRVSQQDDTRQKYFDHRPPGPDARRTQSEGFHGPTTHRRPPSPEPFRGPTTQRRFPSPEQERVRGRPAPPPVYPSPGQERDRGRPAPPRYPEEGPPREYERIRFQEHRLARSKSPRREINRGKPFIRPARGENWQEGKDFAREERYSVSPPRRGFEEYHRRSPYEERNRNQAVQPGYPAERGFRKHSRSAERARDTERYEEREPRRSPKWKPDRSSAPYPKEGPGDFAHGRHVPYCEDKSPAMVAFEYGHKHQRETSQDKYVKPRSFPSREGGGYVVPSQSDGGNGFRSGKMRLPGDPESRVSPMHHAEDSRFNSGKTRPAVDRERKASPTRRGNTKKFNDNPVHKVHKKDVDLRPPLPEQERRERKFSDFNSLNTHRRTDLQEKTFRQGDLKFPGPQKPYVPSDSHESSRGETLTIKVDMKRSMTKCSPARHSTDRQLSQDLVAVSRRGSEFHSVLKHTGSSGRELRSPQTGGFAQDIITLVHQVKESYFKSNEGLTLNDRFSNIHDARTAMPEGGKQHSGPEINRRIDLSLSDLQKNRMNKRIGPLQTCSRVIDDPNDLRHDIERRRKERQLDIDERVPDHRHFSGRNQNGSGFTRRIQEENFFPEPNQFELSPERYSDRSPVLGGFHPEGPTTKPPFVRKKPFEGNPGSFRPIRGSLRGNRLPHQQKPGFVQAGLSIQSKYRRLQSIRQNGPGYRGIGYRINRSEMGPIG